Proteins from a genomic interval of Piscinibacter sp. HJYY11:
- a CDS encoding prepilin-type N-terminal cleavage/methylation domain-containing protein — translation MRTKRPLRGQAGFTLIEVLVAILICSIGLMGILGLQARAMQYTVGAEDVTRAARLADEAVWAIQNEGTGRISSTAYNAWRLRVRDPAVGFAYGDGEISEPDAFGILRITITWSPPDAPVGSQPRRYVTEVGGV, via the coding sequence ATGAGAACCAAAAGACCTCTCCGCGGCCAAGCCGGCTTCACGCTCATCGAGGTGCTGGTCGCGATCCTCATTTGCTCGATCGGACTGATGGGCATTCTGGGCCTGCAGGCCCGGGCCATGCAGTACACCGTCGGCGCCGAAGACGTGACCCGAGCTGCACGGCTGGCAGACGAGGCAGTCTGGGCCATCCAGAACGAAGGGACGGGGCGAATCAGCTCGACGGCATACAACGCGTGGCGGCTCCGCGTCCGGGACCCCGCGGTCGGCTTCGCTTACGGTGACGGTGAAATCTCGGAGCCCGATGCCTTTGGCATCCTGAGGATCACCATCACCTGGAGTCCGCCCGATGCGCCCGTCGGCTCCCAGCCACGCCGATATGTCACGGAAGTGGGGGGCGTATGA
- a CDS encoding type IV pilin protein, with translation MSNSLSHDRYRSLKPTLRARGFTLVEVMVVLAIVAILSAIAIPSYRDYVLRGHLVDGTNALATMRADMERYFQDNRSYAAVGAFNPPCAAPGRVVGHFTVTCAPGSNATSYTLIARGAGPVLNFDFTLDQQGNAGTANVGVANWGTYPASCWLLKRGQTC, from the coding sequence ATGTCGAACAGCCTCTCCCACGATCGCTACCGCTCTCTGAAGCCGACGCTACGTGCGCGGGGCTTCACTCTCGTCGAAGTGATGGTCGTCCTGGCAATCGTAGCCATCCTGTCGGCCATTGCGATTCCCAGCTATCGCGACTATGTCTTGCGCGGGCATCTCGTCGATGGCACGAACGCACTGGCAACCATGCGTGCCGACATGGAGCGATATTTCCAAGACAACCGTAGCTATGCCGCGGTCGGCGCTTTCAATCCGCCTTGCGCAGCTCCGGGGCGCGTCGTCGGCCACTTCACGGTGACATGCGCCCCGGGATCCAATGCCACGAGCTACACGTTGATCGCTCGTGGCGCCGGCCCAGTGCTTAACTTCGACTTCACGCTGGACCAGCAGGGCAACGCCGGTACAGCGAACGTTGGGGTCGCCAACTGGGGCACCTATCCCGCCTCCTGCTGGCTCCTGAAGCGGGGACAGACGTGCTGA
- a CDS encoding PilW family protein gives MSRISKSDFRPTRGFSLVELMVAMAIGLVVTLVITNVLLRSENDKRTSTSLNDTVQSGAYTGYMLERAIRQAGTGYTQRLSQLFGCRLNAWNTREGGVMLPAPAAFPSPFGSAAQLRRLAPVLIEPGAADTGAEVRGDIITVMSGAGGKSEMPVRASAFNAAMPMNFSIAFTGEYRVGDMVLLGGDRGANRDCMIQQVTRINGSILELGDNHTSGAGTTINFADFAAPGMSTVYAAQLGYVVPTAGPAPAPRPNPPLFQMFAVGDNSVLFSYDLLKTGTTAAQNDPQPVADNVVELRALYGIDTDLNHSLEDWQDPATSPYRYAELTDGSTDALRRLKQITAIRIGLITRSPLQEKLRDDGTPVGPEQIVLFPGLTTSGGISLQRTRTLTADERNFRYRTYEAIIPLRNMQFAPLP, from the coding sequence ATGAGCCGCATCTCCAAGTCTGATTTCCGTCCGACTCGAGGGTTCTCGCTCGTCGAGCTGATGGTGGCCATGGCCATCGGCCTTGTGGTCACGCTCGTCATCACCAACGTGCTGCTTCGTTCCGAGAACGACAAGCGCACCTCGACTTCGCTCAACGACACGGTGCAGTCCGGCGCCTACACCGGGTACATGCTGGAGCGAGCGATCCGCCAGGCCGGCACGGGCTATACGCAGCGGCTCAGCCAACTCTTCGGTTGCCGGCTCAACGCTTGGAACACGCGCGAAGGCGGCGTCATGTTGCCCGCACCGGCCGCGTTTCCATCTCCTTTTGGCAGCGCTGCCCAACTCCGCCGCCTGGCCCCCGTGTTGATCGAACCAGGCGCGGCCGATACAGGAGCCGAGGTTCGCGGCGACATCATCACCGTCATGTCTGGCGCTGGTGGAAAGAGCGAGATGCCGGTGCGTGCCTCGGCTTTCAACGCGGCGATGCCCATGAACTTCTCCATTGCCTTCACCGGCGAATACAGGGTTGGCGACATGGTGCTGCTGGGTGGTGACCGAGGCGCCAACCGGGACTGCATGATCCAGCAGGTGACGCGGATCAACGGCAGCATTCTCGAGCTCGGCGACAACCACACCTCAGGCGCAGGCACGACGATCAACTTCGCCGATTTCGCCGCTCCTGGCATGAGCACCGTGTACGCGGCGCAATTGGGCTATGTCGTGCCCACCGCCGGCCCCGCTCCGGCTCCGCGACCCAACCCACCGCTGTTTCAGATGTTCGCCGTGGGCGACAACTCCGTTCTCTTCAGCTACGACCTGCTGAAAACCGGAACGACTGCGGCACAAAACGACCCGCAGCCCGTCGCAGACAACGTGGTCGAACTCCGTGCGCTGTACGGGATCGACACCGACCTGAATCATTCCCTTGAAGACTGGCAGGATCCCGCCACCTCGCCCTACCGCTACGCCGAGCTCACAGACGGAAGCACCGACGCCCTGCGCAGGCTCAAGCAGATCACGGCCATCCGGATTGGCCTCATCACGCGTTCGCCGCTGCAAGAGAAGCTTCGCGACGACGGCACCCCCGTCGGCCCCGAGCAGATCGTCCTCTTCCCAGGCCTGACCACCAGCGGTGGCATCTCGCTGCAACGCACCCGGACGCTGACGGCGGACGAGCGGAACTTCCGCTACCGCACCTACGAAGCCATCATCCCTTTGCGCAACATGCAATTCGCCCCACTGCCATGA
- a CDS encoding GspH/FimT family pseudopilin yields the protein MLTTTMQAPAGPLRAVAPRVRGVTLIELIVTLAIFGILFALGLPTFNNWIRNNQIRGVAESLQNGLRTAQQEAVRRSRTVVFFQTYATPMVGAPAAYGGRNWAVQYVPTAIDTPVLPEPVVHAGSMSDVGTNRVLVLGTNGGGNVTAICFNANGRLITSTPAANGVVNANCNASATTFNIGYVGGGVDRPLQVRVELGGRVRMCDPGRPATAPDGC from the coding sequence GTGCTGACCACCACGATGCAGGCACCTGCGGGGCCGTTGCGTGCGGTTGCACCGCGCGTGCGCGGCGTGACGCTCATCGAACTTATCGTGACGCTAGCCATCTTCGGCATCCTTTTCGCGCTGGGTCTCCCCACGTTCAACAACTGGATTCGCAACAACCAGATTCGCGGCGTTGCCGAATCCCTCCAGAACGGACTGCGCACTGCGCAACAGGAAGCCGTGCGCCGCAGTCGCACGGTGGTGTTCTTTCAGACCTACGCCACTCCAATGGTCGGCGCGCCTGCAGCTTACGGCGGCCGAAACTGGGCGGTGCAATATGTCCCGACCGCGATCGATACCCCGGTGTTGCCGGAGCCGGTCGTCCATGCTGGGTCGATGTCCGACGTCGGCACCAACCGGGTTCTGGTCCTCGGCACGAATGGTGGCGGCAACGTCACCGCGATCTGCTTCAACGCGAACGGCCGCCTGATCACATCGACCCCGGCTGCCAACGGTGTCGTCAACGCCAACTGCAACGCGTCTGCCACCACATTCAACATCGGCTATGTCGGCGGCGGCGTTGACCGTCCGCTCCAAGTCAGAGTGGAGCTCGGCGGGCGAGTCCGCATGTGCGACCCCGGCCGTCCCGCAACCGCTCCTGACGGGTGCTGA
- a CDS encoding DUF3108 domain-containing protein: MKDEGGLLYAISGYFGGHAVGGSAQFRLKVAPHEYLASLDVTGSHRFSTLFAWRLKTRGLIEDHSMRPETYDEALQFAGAGGSAHTVTFADESHPDQTTAGTPIPRLDPLSALLRMSSDLHQRQASPGATGGASGPYAIVVQLGARRLHLNFERQGEELLSTPHGELQTEKYVTKYLNNFHDGPQVSVWFAPAFRHAVVRILIEQEGLAATRFELESEPTAFPAWR; this comes from the coding sequence ATGAAAGATGAAGGCGGCCTGCTCTACGCCATCAGCGGCTACTTCGGTGGCCACGCCGTGGGAGGCAGCGCGCAATTCAGGCTGAAGGTCGCGCCTCACGAGTACCTGGCGTCGCTCGACGTCACTGGCTCGCACCGCTTCAGCACGCTGTTTGCCTGGCGGCTGAAGACCCGGGGGCTCATTGAAGACCATTCGATGAGGCCGGAGACCTACGATGAAGCACTGCAGTTCGCAGGCGCCGGAGGCAGTGCCCACACGGTGACGTTTGCGGATGAGTCCCACCCGGACCAGACAACTGCAGGTACCCCCATTCCTCGGCTGGACCCGCTGAGCGCACTGCTTCGCATGAGCAGCGACTTGCACCAGCGGCAGGCGTCGCCGGGCGCCACAGGGGGCGCCTCTGGGCCATATGCGATCGTCGTGCAGCTGGGCGCGCGAAGGCTGCACCTCAACTTCGAACGACAGGGTGAAGAACTGCTCTCCACCCCTCACGGCGAACTGCAAACCGAGAAGTACGTCACGAAGTACTTGAACAACTTCCATGACGGTCCTCAGGTCAGCGTGTGGTTCGCCCCCGCCTTCCGGCACGCGGTGGTCCGGATCCTCATCGAACAGGAAGGCCTTGCGGCGACAAGGTTCGAGCTGGAGTCCGAACCCACCGCCTTCCCGGCCTGGCGCTGA